A single genomic interval of Spirosoma linguale DSM 74 harbors:
- a CDS encoding aldehyde oxidase and xanthine dehydrogenase molybdopterin binding protein (PFAM: aldehyde oxidase and xanthine dehydrogenase molybdopterin binding; aldehyde oxidase and xanthine dehydrogenase a/b hammerhead~KEGG: pmy:Pmen_2345 xanthine dehydrogenase, molybdenum binding subunit apoprotein) gives MEKFAVNSVSMGDPMSRVDGRLKVTGSAKYAAEYNLPGVTFGVLVTSTIAKGRIVGMNTKTAEKVAGVLGVLTHKNAPKVPGYEAGTDNASSRVYGQEFRVFYDDRIYFNNQPVALVIADTLERATYAASLVTVAYQPEPHQTDTKVNLDKAIKPERSEDYSRGISNAYKTAPVTVEQTYHTPVHVHNPIEPHAATAVWESEDKLIVYNKSQGVKLAQKDLMKAFNLKEENIQVYSPFVGGAFGSSSRIWPQEMAAILGAKLVGHPVKVALKREQQFNMVGYRPRSIQKMGLGATADGTLVGITHEAYGLTSTYEQFTERILHPTKSSYRCPNLTAVYRLVPLDVSTPCWTRGPGETSGSFALESAMDELAYALNMDPMALRLKNYAEVDPENNKPWSSKYLKDCYERGADRFGWSKRNPQPGSMRSGEVLVGFGMSSGIYKAERSPAAAVAKLTADGKLLIQSATADTGPGTYTVMTQIAADLTGIAPERITFELGDSSFPQAPPQFGSHTVSSVGSAVHDVCMALRQRLGELAIYKEGSPLYGAKESDLIFDGDTIRSKRVTARLSFSEILRLNNLPELVITKEAKSGPEVGKYSGKSFCANFVEVHVHPQTGVVKVARVVSAIDSGKIMNHKTARSQVLGSVVWSLGMSLMEDGIIDHRFGRYVNKDLAEYHVPVCADMPEVEVIMIDKPDPILDPMGAKGLGEIGMIGLPAAIANAVYHATGKRIRELPITADKLL, from the coding sequence ATGGAAAAATTCGCAGTCAATTCCGTGTCGATGGGAGACCCGATGAGCCGGGTTGATGGCCGGTTGAAAGTGACTGGGAGCGCTAAATACGCGGCCGAATACAACCTGCCGGGTGTCACGTTCGGCGTACTGGTGACCAGTACAATTGCCAAAGGCCGTATTGTCGGCATGAACACGAAGACTGCCGAAAAAGTAGCCGGTGTCCTTGGCGTTTTGACCCATAAGAATGCGCCTAAAGTGCCCGGCTACGAGGCTGGTACGGATAATGCAAGCTCCCGCGTATATGGCCAGGAATTTCGCGTCTTTTACGACGACCGCATCTATTTCAATAATCAGCCGGTGGCGCTGGTGATTGCCGATACACTTGAACGGGCTACCTATGCGGCTTCGCTGGTAACGGTAGCGTATCAGCCAGAGCCGCATCAAACTGATACAAAGGTCAATCTCGACAAGGCTATCAAACCCGAACGTTCGGAAGATTATTCGCGGGGTATCTCCAACGCCTACAAAACGGCACCGGTTACCGTCGAGCAAACGTACCACACGCCGGTACACGTGCATAACCCCATTGAACCCCATGCCGCAACGGCTGTTTGGGAGAGCGAGGATAAACTGATCGTTTACAACAAGTCGCAGGGGGTGAAGCTGGCGCAGAAAGATCTGATGAAAGCCTTCAATCTCAAGGAAGAGAACATTCAGGTTTATTCGCCATTTGTAGGTGGCGCATTCGGCAGTTCGTCGCGCATCTGGCCGCAGGAAATGGCAGCTATTTTGGGCGCTAAACTCGTGGGGCATCCGGTAAAAGTGGCCCTCAAACGCGAACAGCAGTTCAATATGGTGGGTTACCGGCCCCGGTCGATTCAAAAAATGGGACTCGGCGCTACCGCCGACGGGACACTGGTGGGCATCACGCACGAAGCCTACGGACTGACCTCTACCTACGAACAGTTTACCGAGCGTATTCTGCACCCTACCAAGTCGTCCTATCGCTGCCCCAACCTGACCGCCGTTTATCGACTCGTCCCGCTCGATGTCAGCACGCCCTGCTGGACGCGCGGCCCTGGCGAAACCAGCGGGTCGTTTGCTTTGGAATCGGCAATGGATGAACTGGCCTACGCCCTGAACATGGACCCGATGGCCTTACGATTAAAGAACTACGCCGAAGTAGACCCCGAGAACAACAAGCCCTGGTCGAGTAAATACCTGAAAGACTGCTACGAACGGGGCGCCGACCGGTTTGGGTGGAGCAAGCGTAACCCGCAACCTGGCTCCATGCGGTCGGGCGAAGTGCTGGTTGGTTTCGGGATGAGTTCGGGAATTTACAAAGCCGAACGTAGTCCGGCGGCTGCTGTGGCTAAATTAACGGCAGACGGCAAACTACTAATTCAAAGTGCCACCGCCGATACCGGTCCGGGAACCTATACGGTAATGACTCAGATTGCGGCCGATCTCACCGGTATTGCGCCGGAGCGGATTACGTTCGAACTGGGCGACTCGTCGTTTCCGCAGGCACCGCCCCAGTTTGGCTCGCATACGGTGTCGTCGGTAGGGTCGGCGGTGCACGACGTGTGCATGGCTCTCCGGCAGCGGTTAGGCGAGCTGGCCATCTACAAAGAAGGGTCTCCCTTATATGGGGCCAAAGAATCCGACCTTATTTTCGATGGCGATACCATCCGGTCGAAACGGGTAACGGCCCGTTTATCATTCAGCGAGATACTCAGGCTGAACAACCTGCCGGAACTGGTCATTACGAAAGAAGCGAAGAGTGGACCGGAAGTCGGGAAGTATTCGGGTAAATCGTTCTGCGCCAACTTTGTGGAGGTGCATGTGCATCCGCAAACGGGCGTGGTAAAAGTAGCACGGGTAGTGTCGGCCATTGATTCGGGCAAGATCATGAACCACAAAACCGCCCGTAGTCAGGTACTGGGCTCGGTTGTGTGGAGCCTGGGAATGTCTCTGATGGAAGATGGCATCATCGACCACCGATTTGGCCGGTATGTAAACAAGGATCTGGCCGAATACCACGTCCCCGTTTGCGCCGACATGCCCGAAGTAGAGGTCATTATGATTGACAAACCGGACCCAATTCTGGACCCTATGGGCGCTAAAGGGCTGGGTGAAATTGGCATGATTGGTTTGCCGGCAGCCATTGCCAATGCCGTTTATCACGCTACCGGCAAGCGCATCCGGGAACTGCCCATTACTGCCGATAAACTTTTGTGA
- a CDS encoding short-chain dehydrogenase/reductase SDR (PFAM: short-chain dehydrogenase/reductase SDR; KR domain protein~KEGG: bra:BRADO3944 oxidoreductase NAD(P)-binding subunit), whose amino-acid sequence MNEESQLSRRQAIQGLGTGIATVVATPVIAASAAPHTGAAVSTALDNPTTKYPKPPFKEQPQPWPGLASKMDPKPDHGETSYKGSGRLAGRKALITGGDSGMGRAAAIAYAREGADVAINYLPAEEPDAREVIALIKAEGRKAIAIPGDIRDEAFCQRLVADAVRALGGLDIVVSNAARQQTHPSILDISTEQFDWTMKTNIYAPFWIIKAALPHLQPGSAIIGTTSEQAYDPSAELYDYAQTKAATTNFVKSLAKQLGPKGIRVNGVAPGPIWTPLQPSGGATQEKLKTFGGQTPLGRPGQPAELASIYVQLAASDASYATGQVYGAAGGSGQP is encoded by the coding sequence ATGAACGAAGAAAGTCAACTTAGCCGACGTCAGGCTATTCAGGGATTAGGTACCGGTATCGCTACTGTAGTCGCTACGCCGGTAATAGCCGCTTCGGCTGCTCCCCATACAGGTGCCGCTGTATCGACAGCTCTCGACAACCCAACTACTAAATACCCCAAACCGCCGTTTAAAGAACAACCCCAGCCCTGGCCGGGTCTGGCGAGTAAAATGGACCCCAAACCCGATCATGGCGAGACCAGCTACAAAGGTTCGGGTCGGCTGGCGGGCCGCAAAGCTCTGATCACTGGTGGCGATTCGGGCATGGGGCGGGCCGCTGCCATTGCCTATGCCCGCGAAGGGGCCGATGTCGCGATTAACTACCTGCCCGCCGAAGAGCCGGATGCCCGTGAAGTCATTGCGCTCATCAAAGCCGAAGGGCGTAAGGCAATAGCCATCCCCGGCGACATCCGCGACGAAGCTTTCTGCCAGCGGCTGGTAGCCGATGCCGTTCGGGCTCTGGGGGGTCTGGATATTGTGGTGAGTAATGCCGCCCGGCAGCAAACCCACCCGTCTATTCTGGATATATCGACCGAGCAGTTCGACTGGACGATGAAGACCAATATCTACGCGCCTTTCTGGATTATCAAGGCCGCGTTGCCGCATCTGCAACCGGGGTCGGCCATTATTGGAACTACGTCTGAACAGGCCTACGATCCATCGGCAGAGCTGTATGATTATGCCCAGACAAAGGCGGCTACCACAAACTTTGTGAAGTCACTGGCCAAACAGCTTGGCCCAAAAGGTATTCGGGTAAACGGCGTGGCTCCCGGTCCAATCTGGACACCTTTACAGCCCAGCGGTGGGGCCACGCAGGAAAAGCTTAAGACATTTGGTGGGCAAACGCCCCTCGGCCGACCCGGTCAGCCCGCCGAACTGGCGTCCATTTATGTGCAACTTGCCGCCAGCGATGCCAGTTACGCGACCGGACAGGTTTATGGAGCCGCCGGAGGCAGTGGACAACCCTGA
- a CDS encoding NIPSNAP family containing protein (PFAM: NIPSNAP family containing protein~KEGG: bpt:Bpet1661 hypothetical protein): MSKISLICLFALLQSAALFAFNPMASREFYELKVYHFKTAEQEQKLDDYLQKAYLPAMHRAGIAKVGVFKPIINTATPAATDDRLLYVFVPFRSRDDFFKLDEKLAKDKQYLTDGAAYLDAVYNAPPYDRIETILLNAFEKSPHFNLPELTSARKDRVYELRSYEGHTEKISKNKIDMFNQGDEIGLFKRLGFNAVFYAEVVAGSRMPNLMYLTTFENKAARDAHWDSFGKDDYWKKLSAMPNYQKNVSRNDTRFLYPTDYSDI; this comes from the coding sequence ATGTCAAAAATTAGTTTAATCTGCCTGTTTGCCTTACTTCAGTCGGCGGCTTTATTCGCGTTCAACCCAATGGCCAGCCGCGAATTTTATGAATTAAAAGTGTATCACTTTAAAACGGCCGAGCAGGAACAGAAACTGGATGATTATCTCCAGAAGGCCTACTTACCGGCCATGCACCGGGCGGGCATTGCCAAAGTGGGTGTTTTTAAACCCATTATCAATACGGCTACCCCAGCGGCTACGGACGATCGGCTGTTGTATGTGTTTGTTCCGTTTCGCTCGCGCGACGACTTTTTCAAACTGGACGAAAAACTCGCCAAAGACAAACAGTATCTGACCGATGGCGCAGCTTATCTGGATGCTGTCTACAACGCGCCCCCGTACGACCGGATCGAGACCATTCTGCTGAACGCTTTCGAGAAGAGCCCGCACTTCAACCTGCCGGAACTGACATCGGCCCGCAAAGACCGCGTTTATGAACTACGGAGCTACGAAGGTCATACCGAGAAGATTTCGAAGAACAAAATCGACATGTTCAACCAGGGCGATGAAATTGGCCTGTTCAAGCGGCTTGGCTTCAACGCCGTCTTTTACGCCGAAGTCGTAGCCGGTAGTCGTATGCCTAATCTGATGTACCTCACGACCTTCGAAAACAAAGCGGCTCGGGATGCCCATTGGGATTCGTTCGGCAAGGATGACTACTGGAAAAAGCTCTCGGCCATGCCTAACTACCAGAAAAACGTGTCGCGAAACGACACCCGTTTCCTGTACCCCACCGATTATTCGGATATTTAA